One window of Podarcis raffonei isolate rPodRaf1 chromosome 15, rPodRaf1.pri, whole genome shotgun sequence genomic DNA carries:
- the CORO6 gene encoding coronin-6 isoform X4 has product MVWQIPDYIPMRNLTEPVVTLEGHSKRVGILTWHPTARNILLSAGGDNVIILWNVGTGEALLTLDDLHTDLIYNVCWNHNGSLFVTTCKDKHLRIIDPRQHLVVAERFAPHEGMRPMRAVFTRDGLVFTTGFTRMSQRELGLWDPKNFEEPIALQEMDTSNGVLLPFYDPDSSIVYLCGKGDSSIRYFEITDEAPYVHYLSTYSSKEPQRGMGFMPKRGLDVSKCEIARFFKLHERKCEPIVMTVPRKSDLFQDDLYPDTPGPEPALEADEWLSGKDAEPILVSLRDGYVPVKNRELKVTKKNILDSRPPTGPRRSQSTCDTNFSRSALEELLEEIRSLRQTVQAHEKRISDLENKLCQFTNGTD; this is encoded by the exons ATG GTCTGGCAGATCCCTGACTACATCCCCATGCGCAACCTGACGGAGCCAGTCGTCACCCTCGAAGGGCATTCCAAGCGTGTGGGGATCCTGACCTGGCACCCCACAGCACGCAACATCCTACTGAGCGCAG ggGGCGACAACGTCATCATCCTCTGGAACGTGGGCACTGGGGAGGCGCTCCTGACCCTGGACGACCTGCACACCGACCTCATCTACAATGTCTGCTGGAACCACAACGGGAGCCTCTTTGTCACCACCTGCAAGGACAAGCACCTGCGGATCATTGACCCCCGGCAACACCTGGTTGTGGCA GAAAGGTTTGCCCCCCACGAAGGGATGCGGCCGATGAGGGCCGTCTTCACCCGCGACGGACTCGTCTTCACCACGGGGTTCACTCGCATGAGCCAGCGAGAGCTGGGACTCTGGGATCCG AAGAACTTCGAGGAGCCCATAGCCCTCCAGGAGATGGACACAAGCAATGGGGTTCTCCTTCCCTTCTATGACCCCGATTCCAGCATAGTCTACCTGTGTGGCAAG GGGGACAGCAGCATCCGGTACTTTGAGATTACGGACGAAGCCCCCTACGTCCATTACCTGAGCACCTACAGCAGCAAAGAACCCCAGCGAGGGATGGGCTTCATGCCCAAGAGAGGCCTGGATGTCAGCAAATGCGAGATTGCCAG GTTTTTCAAGCTGCACGAGCGCAAATGCGAGCCCATTGTTATGACCGTTCCACGAAAG TCTGACCTCTTCCAAGACGATTTATATCCTGACACACCGGGGCCTGAACCCGCACTCGAGGCAGACGAGTGGCTGTCGGGAAAGGACGCGGAGCCCATCCTGGTTTCGTTGCGGGACGGCTATGTCCCCGTCAAGAACCGGGAGCTCAAGGTCACCAAAAAGAACATCCTGGACAGCAGGCCCCCCACGGGGCCACGGCGAAGCCAGTCAACTTGCGACACAAATTTTTCG cGTTCTGCCTTGGAGGAGCTTCTGGAAGAGATCCGGTCCTTGCGGCAAACTGTCCAAGCTCACGAGAAGCGCATCTCTGACCTGGAAAACAAACTCTGCCAGTTCACCAACGGGACGGACTag